The following coding sequences lie in one Alloacidobacterium dinghuense genomic window:
- a CDS encoding alpha/beta fold hydrolase: MPANIEHRQVAANGITFHVAVSGPADARPILCIHGFPEGWMSWRHVMELMPENRIYAPDLRGYPGTTYSNGGYDVFTLTDDIRALIETLGIQGCLLVTHDWGGALGWLFSHRYASLIRKLVVVNCTHTKTLVRAALTCEDWQPFRIPWVPFFQIPWFPEWFMTTNLGRKLLKWSFTVRQGQTGTMDIALVDEIVGRFQTAADMHGPIQYYRAFVRTLLLPSQHKRLYALYQTPISIPVTMVWGMKDGALPSAVAIKSFNDAGCEGDWRPLPGVGHFVDLEAWTKLADEIQRVL, from the coding sequence ATGCCCGCAAACATCGAACACCGGCAGGTCGCAGCCAACGGCATCACCTTCCACGTCGCCGTTTCGGGTCCAGCAGACGCGAGGCCTATCCTCTGCATCCACGGCTTTCCCGAGGGCTGGATGAGCTGGCGACACGTCATGGAGTTGATGCCCGAGAACCGCATCTACGCGCCGGATCTGCGCGGCTACCCCGGCACCACTTATTCAAACGGGGGCTACGATGTCTTTACTCTCACCGATGACATCCGTGCGCTCATCGAAACGCTCGGCATTCAGGGTTGCTTGCTTGTTACCCACGACTGGGGAGGCGCGCTGGGATGGCTCTTCTCGCATCGCTATGCGTCGCTCATTCGCAAGCTGGTCGTCGTCAACTGCACGCATACAAAAACGCTTGTCCGCGCCGCGCTCACCTGTGAGGACTGGCAGCCATTTCGCATTCCCTGGGTGCCGTTCTTCCAGATTCCATGGTTCCCGGAGTGGTTTATGACCACGAATCTCGGCCGCAAGCTGCTGAAGTGGTCGTTCACCGTGAGACAAGGCCAGACGGGCACCATGGACATCGCACTCGTCGACGAAATCGTAGGCCGCTTCCAAACCGCCGCCGATATGCACGGACCCATCCAGTACTACCGCGCCTTCGTGCGCACCCTGCTTTTGCCGTCGCAGCACAAGCGTCTCTATGCGCTCTACCAGACGCCGATCAGCATCCCGGTCACGATGGTTTGGGGAATGAAAGACGGAGCACTGCCATCCGCAGTCGCCATCAAGAGCTTCAACGACGCGGGCTGCGAAGGTGATTGGCGACCGCTCCCCGGCGTAGGCCACTTCGTCGACCTCGAAGCATGGACAAAGCTGGCTGATGAAATTCAACGTGTGCTGTAG
- a CDS encoding dimethylarginine dimethylaminohydrolase family protein — MGTITNPANNQPTFLMCPPKLYDVNYVINPWMEGNVHRSSREQAAMQWEHLYCALSAIAHIHLVEPQPGSPDMVFTANAGLVHDGIVALSSFHHPERQGEEPHFRRWFHESGFAVCELPRATPFEGEGDALFEADGSRLWAGHGLRTRESSHRHLTDLWNIEVVSLRLVDPRFYHLDTCFCPLSNGDVMYYPAAFDADSQLRIETRYSPAKRIAVSEADALRFACNAVNAGRSIVLNRISPELRAQLESRGFCVIEVELTEFLKAGGAAKCLVLRLSEMDVTHVV; from the coding sequence ATGGGAACCATAACGAACCCGGCTAACAACCAGCCAACCTTCCTCATGTGTCCCCCAAAACTCTATGACGTGAACTACGTCATCAATCCCTGGATGGAGGGCAACGTCCACCGCTCTTCGCGCGAGCAGGCCGCCATGCAGTGGGAGCACCTATACTGCGCCTTGTCTGCCATCGCGCACATCCACCTCGTCGAACCGCAGCCCGGCTCACCCGACATGGTTTTCACCGCCAACGCCGGTCTCGTTCACGACGGCATCGTCGCCCTGAGCAGCTTCCATCATCCTGAACGGCAGGGCGAAGAACCGCACTTCCGCCGCTGGTTTCACGAGTCTGGCTTTGCTGTATGCGAGCTTCCCCGTGCCACGCCGTTTGAGGGGGAAGGCGACGCGCTCTTCGAAGCCGACGGTTCGCGCCTGTGGGCGGGTCATGGTCTGCGCACGCGCGAATCGAGCCACCGCCATCTCACCGACCTGTGGAACATTGAGGTGGTCTCATTGCGATTGGTAGACCCGCGCTTCTATCACCTCGACACCTGCTTCTGCCCGCTCTCGAACGGCGACGTCATGTACTATCCCGCAGCCTTCGACGCCGATTCGCAGCTCCGCATCGAAACGCGCTACAGTCCGGCGAAGCGGATCGCCGTCTCCGAAGCTGACGCGCTGCGTTTCGCCTGCAATGCAGTCAATGCAGGGCGAAGCATTGTGCTGAACAGAATCAGCCCGGAGCTACGCGCGCAGTTGGAGTCGCGCGGCTTTTGCGTCATCGAAGTGGAGCTGACTGAATTCCTGAAAGCCGGCGGGGCTGCCAAGTGCCTCGTCCTGCGCCTCAGCGAAATGGACGTAACCCACGTGGTATAA
- a CDS encoding dipeptidase, which yields MKTRPVAALLLAVTLPIAAQTTKNVPVKKAPTDPLTVHRNAIVIDTHADTTQRLVDENYDLTDPLNGGQLNFDAAKKGNLGAEFFSIWVEPDLYKDHYARRTLELIDAVYQQAAKHPNQMMMAYSPADIVTAHREHKLAALMGIEGGHSIENSLALLRDYYRLGVRYMTLTWSNSNDWADSSGDADDPKVHHTEDGLTDFGKDVVYEMNRLGMMVDISHVSDKTFYRAVITSRAPVIASHSSARALCNAPRNMTDDMLRAVARSGGPNSKGGVVMVNYYSAFISQEYRDAMLKQEPEVRTATEDLKAQFAKEGKQVTYGDLEKPQKSYADKIPRPPLSALIDHIDHIAKVAGVDHVGLGSDFDGVSGQLPEGIDSAADLPKITQALMDRGYSAADCDKILGGNLLRVFREVEATAKELQAESGTRPKIGEQQPFKKQ from the coding sequence ATGAAGACTAGACCCGTCGCTGCACTTTTACTTGCTGTCACACTGCCAATCGCTGCCCAAACTACCAAGAACGTTCCTGTGAAAAAAGCTCCAACCGATCCGCTCACGGTCCACCGCAATGCCATTGTGATTGACACGCACGCAGACACGACGCAGCGGCTGGTGGATGAAAACTATGACCTCACCGATCCGCTGAATGGCGGGCAGTTGAATTTTGATGCGGCGAAGAAGGGCAACCTGGGCGCGGAGTTTTTCTCCATCTGGGTCGAGCCGGATCTGTACAAAGACCACTATGCGCGGCGAACGCTGGAGTTGATTGACGCGGTCTATCAGCAGGCGGCAAAGCACCCGAACCAGATGATGATGGCGTATTCGCCTGCGGACATTGTGACGGCGCACCGCGAGCACAAGCTGGCCGCGCTGATGGGCATCGAGGGTGGTCACTCGATTGAGAACTCGCTGGCTCTGCTGCGCGACTATTACCGGCTGGGTGTGCGCTACATGACCCTGACCTGGTCGAACTCGAATGACTGGGCGGATTCGTCGGGCGACGCCGACGATCCGAAGGTCCACCACACCGAAGACGGGCTGACGGACTTCGGCAAGGACGTGGTGTACGAGATGAACCGTCTGGGAATGATGGTAGACATCTCGCACGTCTCGGACAAGACGTTTTATCGCGCCGTGATTACGTCGCGGGCTCCGGTCATTGCGTCGCATTCGTCGGCGCGGGCGCTGTGCAATGCTCCGCGCAACATGACCGATGACATGCTACGCGCGGTGGCTCGCAGCGGAGGGCCGAACAGCAAGGGTGGCGTGGTGATGGTGAATTACTACTCGGCGTTTATCAGCCAGGAGTACCGCGACGCCATGCTGAAGCAGGAGCCGGAGGTCAGGACGGCTACGGAAGACCTGAAGGCGCAGTTCGCCAAGGAAGGCAAGCAGGTAACGTATGGCGATCTCGAGAAGCCGCAAAAATCCTATGCCGACAAGATTCCACGCCCTCCGTTGAGCGCGCTGATTGATCACATTGACCACATCGCGAAAGTCGCAGGCGTGGACCACGTAGGGTTAGGGTCGGATTTCGATGGCGTCTCAGGACAGCTACCCGAGGGGATCGACTCGGCTGCCGATCTGCCGAAGATTACGCAGGCACTGATGGATCGCGGGTACTCGGCTGCGGACTGCGACAAGATTCTTGGCGGGAATTTGCTGCGCGTATTTCGAGAGGTGGAGGCTACTGCGAAGGAGTTGCAGGCGGAGTCGGGGACTCG